One window of Brevibacterium pigmentatum genomic DNA carries:
- a CDS encoding LemA family protein, whose protein sequence is MAVVWFIVGACVLAALIVLFVILTVLRFNQLSMARSLCDEAKRQLIGEIRARHALVPAYIGTLQQIAGQDLSRLELALASAERASFDHRGAAAENALTDAVDDAALIPAALTERSLTSDSARSQRAAVNEEIDTTIQLLHGQLQVLTERILAGARFYNTNVERYHRQRARLVSRLFGGVFKPRAPFTEAIDDDGGPGTAGPASARMTP, encoded by the coding sequence ATGGCCGTGGTCTGGTTCATCGTCGGCGCTTGCGTGCTCGCCGCTCTCATCGTCCTCTTCGTCATCCTCACCGTCCTGCGCTTCAACCAGCTGTCCATGGCCCGGTCGCTGTGCGACGAGGCCAAACGCCAGCTCATCGGCGAGATCCGCGCCCGCCACGCTCTCGTGCCCGCTTATATCGGCACCCTCCAGCAGATCGCCGGACAGGACCTGTCCCGGCTCGAACTCGCGCTCGCCTCTGCCGAACGCGCCTCCTTCGACCACCGCGGCGCCGCAGCCGAAAACGCCCTGACCGACGCCGTCGATGACGCCGCACTCATCCCCGCGGCGCTGACGGAGAGGTCCCTCACCTCGGACTCTGCCCGTTCCCAGCGGGCTGCGGTCAACGAAGAGATCGACACGACGATCCAGCTTCTGCACGGCCAGCTGCAGGTGCTCACCGAACGGATCCTCGCCGGTGCGCGCTTCTACAACACGAATGTCGAACGCTATCACCGGCAGCGGGCGCGACTGGTCTCCCGCCTCTTCGGCGGGGTATTCAAGCCCCGCGCCCCATTCACCGAGGCGATCGATGACGATGGCGGTCCCGGAACGGCGGGTCCCGCCTCGGCGAGGATGACCCCATGA
- a CDS encoding biotin transporter BioY, which translates to MTPTHSTTSAGITRPRSAGTDIALIAVFAALIAAFAMMPPVPVGPLGVPITLQTFSIALCGMVLGPWRGFAATLLYVVLGLVGLPIFSGMRGGIGILAGPSAGYIVSFALYALVAGLAAHWAVRRFKGMRLGVALFVGGFGGSILLNHPLGILGMSINGDLPLSAAAAADLIYWPGDIVKNILAASVALLIHRAFPDILRRRGVSVESVSVRQEQDAK; encoded by the coding sequence ATGACACCGACTCACAGCACGACCTCGGCGGGAATCACCCGCCCCCGCTCTGCCGGCACGGATATCGCTCTCATTGCGGTCTTCGCTGCGCTGATCGCGGCCTTTGCGATGATGCCCCCGGTCCCGGTCGGGCCCCTCGGTGTGCCGATCACTCTGCAGACCTTCTCGATCGCTCTGTGTGGAATGGTGCTCGGGCCGTGGCGCGGATTCGCGGCCACCCTGCTCTACGTTGTGCTCGGGCTCGTCGGCCTGCCGATCTTCTCGGGGATGCGCGGCGGAATCGGCATCCTCGCCGGGCCGAGCGCCGGCTACATCGTCTCGTTCGCCCTCTACGCCCTCGTCGCCGGACTTGCCGCTCACTGGGCCGTGCGTCGCTTCAAGGGGATGAGGCTCGGTGTGGCACTGTTCGTCGGCGGATTCGGCGGCAGCATCCTGCTCAACCACCCCCTGGGCATCCTCGGCATGTCGATCAACGGCGACCTGCCGCTGAGTGCGGCAGCGGCCGCGGACCTCATCTACTGGCCCGGTGACATTGTGAAGAACATCCTGGCCGCCTCGGTGGCTCTGCTCATCCACCGTGCGTTCCCGGACATCCTGCGTCGTCGCGGCGTCAGCGTGGAATCGGTGTCGGTGCGTCAGGAGCAGGACGCCAAGTGA
- a CDS encoding bifunctional metallophosphatase/5'-nucleotidase yields MSKLVTTVLATGAAVSMLTLPGLAPAIGAPSLGNGNSTGTSATAPSESAPADSDETSNGSSAGSKSATSEGDAGADQDSDSEAQSAPEGTSVQLLNITDFHGRISEAGTQVASVVEEERAKFGTSGDNRGTALLSTGDNIGASTYTSSSQNDKPTLDVLNAMGVEASAVGNHEFDKGIDDLTGRVSDEADFPYSAANVYDKGTQNVVDGLDEYSIVDVAGVKIAVIGVVTKDTASLVSPDGIADLDFGDPTDAVNRVADDLENLPEDERPDMTVVEAHLGASSTESLEDAKASNAEFKKLVTEADASVDAMFTGHTHIPYTFEAPVPGEPDRTRPVIEAGSYGEYVGQVTMRVDGNSDWQASGIDLIKTKDKSYDSEVVDKVAGIVSDAEEKAKELGSEVTGTISEDITRAKKDGEEDRGAESTLGNLVADALKEGVEETQLEEADFGITNPGGLRTDLLCDDIYNSEEKCEVTVAELNSVLPFANDHGVVTMKGSDVIGLFEEQWQPDGASRSFLHLGISEDLDVVYDTDADKGEHVKSVKVDGKEIDPNQDYRVATLSFLAAGGDNFTSFAKGDFEQSGLTDFETWENYFNKHQAEGKDVTPDKNERQADAAKDVIDNGDLSAELTGPKTIRPDESAEFALKSNAKSEVSGPVDVTVDLPEGYTAEAAAQSESQSASADAAKGKAPEVSAEAAATTITLDSIPAGESETPVTVTAPKDASGEVTVKVSVQANVEGPWWDDNPLPMAHGFEATAAVGDYADASAGDDGSADGGDADGGAADGGDNAAGGSDGSSNAGSGADGANASADGGSADGTGADANGSKDGGDLPRTGFETFNIVAAALALIVAGGTAVTIVRRRKLSLES; encoded by the coding sequence ATGTCGAAACTTGTGACCACAGTGCTGGCCACGGGCGCCGCAGTGTCAATGCTGACTCTGCCCGGCCTCGCGCCCGCCATCGGGGCACCCTCTCTGGGCAACGGAAATTCGACCGGCACCAGCGCCACAGCGCCGAGCGAATCGGCTCCTGCAGACTCCGACGAGACATCGAACGGCTCGTCCGCCGGCAGCAAGTCCGCGACATCGGAGGGCGACGCGGGCGCTGATCAGGATTCCGACAGCGAGGCGCAGTCGGCGCCCGAGGGCACCTCGGTCCAGCTGCTCAATATCACCGACTTCCACGGACGCATCTCCGAGGCAGGCACTCAGGTCGCCTCGGTCGTCGAGGAGGAGCGAGCGAAGTTCGGCACCAGCGGCGACAACAGGGGCACTGCTCTGCTCTCGACCGGTGACAATATCGGTGCCTCGACCTACACCTCCTCATCGCAGAACGACAAGCCCACGCTCGATGTCCTGAACGCCATGGGTGTCGAGGCCTCTGCGGTCGGCAACCACGAATTCGACAAAGGCATCGATGACCTCACGGGACGAGTGAGCGACGAAGCCGACTTCCCGTACTCGGCGGCCAACGTCTACGACAAGGGAACTCAGAATGTCGTCGACGGCCTCGACGAGTACTCCATCGTCGACGTGGCGGGAGTCAAGATCGCCGTCATCGGCGTCGTCACCAAGGACACCGCCTCACTCGTCTCACCGGACGGCATCGCCGACCTCGACTTCGGTGACCCCACGGACGCAGTCAACCGCGTCGCCGACGATCTCGAGAACCTGCCCGAGGACGAACGACCGGATATGACGGTCGTCGAGGCCCACCTCGGCGCGTCGTCGACCGAGAGCCTGGAAGACGCGAAGGCGTCGAACGCGGAGTTCAAGAAGCTCGTCACCGAGGCCGACGCCTCGGTCGACGCCATGTTCACCGGCCACACCCACATTCCGTACACCTTCGAAGCTCCCGTACCCGGTGAGCCCGATCGCACCCGTCCCGTCATCGAGGCCGGCAGCTACGGCGAATACGTCGGTCAGGTGACGATGAGAGTCGACGGCAACAGCGACTGGCAGGCCAGCGGCATCGATCTCATCAAGACCAAGGACAAGAGCTATGACTCCGAGGTCGTCGACAAGGTCGCCGGCATCGTCAGCGACGCAGAGGAGAAGGCCAAGGAACTCGGCTCCGAGGTCACCGGCACGATCAGCGAGGACATCACCCGAGCGAAGAAGGACGGCGAGGAGGACCGCGGTGCCGAGTCCACGCTCGGCAACCTCGTCGCCGATGCGCTCAAGGAAGGTGTCGAAGAGACCCAACTGGAAGAAGCCGACTTCGGCATCACGAACCCGGGCGGACTGCGCACCGATCTGCTCTGCGATGACATCTACAACTCCGAGGAGAAGTGCGAAGTCACCGTTGCCGAGCTCAACAGCGTGCTTCCCTTCGCGAACGACCACGGTGTCGTGACGATGAAGGGGTCGGACGTCATCGGCCTCTTCGAAGAGCAGTGGCAGCCCGACGGTGCGTCCCGGTCGTTCCTCCACCTGGGCATCTCCGAGGACCTCGACGTCGTCTATGACACGGATGCCGACAAGGGTGAGCACGTGAAGTCCGTCAAGGTCGATGGCAAGGAGATCGACCCGAATCAGGACTACCGGGTTGCGACGCTGAGCTTCCTCGCCGCCGGTGGTGACAACTTCACCTCCTTCGCCAAAGGCGACTTCGAACAGTCCGGCCTGACCGACTTCGAGACCTGGGAGAACTACTTCAACAAGCACCAGGCCGAAGGCAAGGACGTCACCCCGGACAAGAACGAGCGTCAGGCAGACGCGGCCAAGGACGTCATCGACAACGGTGATCTGAGCGCCGAGCTGACCGGGCCGAAGACCATCAGGCCGGACGAGAGTGCCGAGTTCGCGCTCAAGTCGAATGCGAAGTCCGAGGTCTCCGGTCCCGTCGACGTCACCGTCGATCTGCCGGAGGGCTATACCGCCGAGGCGGCCGCACAGTCCGAGTCCCAGTCGGCTTCCGCCGATGCTGCCAAGGGCAAGGCCCCTGAGGTCAGCGCCGAGGCGGCTGCCACGACGATCACTCTCGATTCGATCCCGGCGGGGGAGTCCGAGACTCCCGTGACCGTAACTGCGCCGAAAGATGCTTCTGGTGAGGTGACCGTCAAGGTCAGCGTGCAGGCGAATGTCGAAGGACCGTGGTGGGATGACAACCCGCTGCCGATGGCGCATGGGTTCGAAGCCACCGCGGCAGTCGGTGACTACGCAGATGCCTCAGCCGGAGATGACGGTTCGGCCGACGGCGGAGACGCCGATGGTGGCGCTGCCGATGGCGGGGACAATGCGGCCGGTGGATCAGACGGTTCGTCGAATGCCGGGAGCGGAGCCGATGGCGCGAATGCATCTGCCGACGGTGGTTCGGCCGATGGAACTGGGGCCGATGCGAACGGTTCGAAGGACGGCGGCGATCTGCCGCGCACCGGCTTCGAGACCTTCAACATCGTCGCTGCGGCCCTGGCCCTCATCGTCGCCGGCGGCACGGCGGTCACGATCGTCCGTCGCCGCAAGCTCAGCCTCGAGAGCTGA
- a CDS encoding energy-coupling factor ABC transporter ATP-binding protein, translating into MTREIRLNDVGVGVLDEGPDGDVVRPILQDVNLTLTEDIVAVIGANGSGKSTLLQLFNGLVTANAGEVLVDGFDPRRQAAKVRSRVGFVFTDPAAQLVMPTAIEDIELSLRKSVPKRERRAAALAVLDELGIADLADRSVYELSGGQRQLVALAAVLAVDPQILVLDEPTTLLDLRNKERLRLHLQELVTRRGVRIILTTHDLGFAQIAQRAVVVEDGRIAADSTPAEAVATYRNIIMSDTP; encoded by the coding sequence GTGACACGGGAGATCCGGCTGAACGACGTCGGCGTCGGAGTCCTCGACGAAGGACCCGACGGCGATGTCGTGCGCCCGATCCTCCAAGACGTCAACCTCACCCTCACCGAAGACATCGTCGCCGTCATCGGCGCGAACGGCTCGGGAAAGTCGACCCTGCTGCAGCTGTTCAACGGTCTGGTCACAGCGAATGCGGGCGAAGTCCTCGTCGACGGCTTCGACCCGCGCCGCCAGGCAGCGAAGGTGCGATCGCGCGTCGGTTTCGTCTTCACCGATCCGGCCGCGCAGTTGGTCATGCCGACCGCGATCGAGGACATCGAACTGTCCCTGCGCAAATCTGTGCCCAAGAGGGAACGTCGGGCCGCGGCGCTGGCGGTCCTCGATGAGCTCGGCATCGCCGACCTCGCCGATCGCAGTGTCTACGAACTCTCCGGCGGTCAGCGGCAGCTCGTGGCCTTGGCCGCTGTGCTCGCCGTCGACCCGCAGATCCTCGTCCTCGACGAGCCGACGACTCTGCTCGATCTGCGCAACAAGGAGCGCCTGCGCCTCCATCTGCAGGAACTCGTCACGCGGCGCGGAGTGCGGATCATCCTCACCACCCATGATCTGGGGTTCGCACAGATCGCCCAGCGCGCCGTGGTCGTCGAAGACGGTCGAATCGCAGCCGATTCCACCCCCGCCGAGGCGGTCGCCACCTACCGGAACATCATCATGAGCGATACGCCATGA
- the truA gene encoding tRNA pseudouridine(38-40) synthase TruA, which yields MTRFRLDLGYRGTDFHGWAKQPGLRTVQAAVESGLERITGTEVATVVAGRTDSGVHARRQVVHIDLGDEAIGKLIGQSNRSAEAALLSRLRGVLIAGEFHDIVVHAVVEVPEDFDARFSALWRSYQYRLADHRSFIDPLLTQVTPRHKGELDAEAMAEAAREVQGLHDFLPFCKPREGATTIRTLYELRVERDQEAVITIDLRADAFCHHMVRALVGGLIKVGSGSWAVTRPAELIAEADAGLTPEVPMFVTPAEGLVLTEVGYPAPEDYAARNAQTMARRDQE from the coding sequence ATGACCCGCTTCCGTCTGGACCTGGGCTATCGAGGCACGGATTTCCACGGCTGGGCCAAGCAGCCGGGGCTGCGCACGGTCCAGGCCGCCGTCGAATCCGGGCTCGAACGGATCACCGGCACCGAGGTGGCCACCGTCGTCGCCGGCCGCACCGACTCCGGCGTCCACGCCCGCCGTCAGGTCGTGCACATCGATCTCGGCGATGAGGCGATCGGCAAGCTCATCGGCCAGTCGAATCGATCCGCCGAGGCGGCCCTCCTGTCACGTCTGCGCGGAGTCCTCATCGCCGGTGAGTTCCACGACATCGTCGTCCACGCGGTGGTCGAGGTGCCCGAGGACTTCGACGCTCGGTTCTCCGCGCTGTGGCGGTCGTATCAGTACCGGTTGGCCGATCATCGGTCCTTCATCGACCCGTTGCTGACCCAGGTGACGCCGCGGCACAAGGGCGAACTCGATGCCGAAGCCATGGCCGAGGCCGCGCGCGAGGTCCAAGGGCTCCACGACTTCCTGCCGTTCTGCAAACCCCGGGAGGGCGCGACGACGATCCGCACCCTGTATGAGCTGCGCGTCGAGCGCGATCAGGAAGCTGTCATCACCATCGATCTGCGTGCCGACGCCTTCTGTCACCACATGGTCCGTGCGCTCGTCGGCGGACTGATCAAGGTCGGATCCGGCAGTTGGGCGGTGACCCGCCCGGCCGAACTCATCGCCGAGGCGGACGCCGGGCTGACCCCCGAAGTGCCCATGTTCGTCACGCCTGCCGAAGGACTCGTCCTCACCGAGGTCGGCTATCCGGCACCCGAGGACTACGCTGCTCGCAACGCCCAGACGATGGCCCGCCGCGACCAGGAATAG
- a CDS encoding glycosyltransferase family 4 protein produces MRVAIVAESFLPNMNGVTHSLLRVLDHLADRGDEVLVIAPGTRRDGPKEVAGARIVRVPSIALPKYRRIRVAPGGVTRIRRLLQRFAPDVVHLASPFVLGWRGVLAAQALNLPTVAIYQTEVPAYAARYGMHGIEAMLWNHVRNIHQHSSLTLAPSSYTIDQLQGLGVAEVALWARGVDSSRFDPGHRSEAWRRSIAPNGEKIIGFVGRLAAEKQVEDLAALTDLPGAKVVIVGDGPWRTRLQRLLPEAHFTGFLGGDALAQAVASFDLMVAPGELETFCQTIQEAMASEVPVIAPARGGPLDLVDSSRTGWLYTPKDLGAMRAHAADLLGDEAKRRAFGVAGREQVQARSWKSVCSQLVGHYSRAIENPAPQVLGRGFSSMVNSGLENPLPY; encoded by the coding sequence GTGAGAGTAGCGATCGTTGCAGAATCCTTCCTCCCCAATATGAATGGGGTCACCCACTCACTCCTGCGGGTCCTCGACCATCTGGCCGACCGCGGCGACGAGGTCCTCGTCATCGCTCCGGGCACGCGCAGGGACGGTCCGAAGGAGGTCGCCGGCGCCCGCATCGTCCGGGTCCCCTCGATCGCCTTGCCGAAGTATCGGCGCATCCGTGTCGCCCCCGGCGGCGTCACCCGGATCCGCCGACTGCTGCAGCGCTTCGCCCCGGACGTCGTCCATCTGGCCAGCCCGTTCGTCCTCGGTTGGCGCGGGGTCCTCGCCGCCCAGGCACTCAATCTGCCGACCGTGGCGATCTACCAGACCGAGGTTCCCGCCTATGCCGCCCGGTACGGAATGCACGGCATCGAGGCCATGCTGTGGAACCACGTCCGCAATATCCACCAGCATTCCTCTCTGACGCTGGCCCCGTCCTCGTACACGATCGATCAGCTGCAAGGGCTCGGGGTCGCCGAGGTGGCATTGTGGGCCCGTGGGGTCGATTCCTCCCGCTTCGACCCGGGTCACCGGTCCGAGGCCTGGCGTCGAAGCATTGCCCCGAACGGTGAGAAGATCATCGGCTTCGTCGGCAGGTTGGCCGCGGAGAAGCAGGTCGAAGACCTGGCCGCGCTCACCGATCTGCCCGGGGCGAAGGTCGTCATCGTCGGTGACGGTCCTTGGCGGACACGTCTGCAGCGGCTGCTGCCGGAGGCTCATTTCACCGGGTTCCTCGGCGGGGATGCCCTGGCCCAGGCGGTGGCGAGCTTCGACCTCATGGTCGCCCCTGGTGAGCTCGAGACCTTCTGCCAGACGATTCAGGAGGCCATGGCCTCCGAGGTGCCGGTCATCGCTCCCGCCCGAGGCGGCCCGCTCGACCTCGTCGACTCCTCACGCACCGGGTGGCTCTACACCCCGAAGGACCTCGGTGCCATGCGAGCGCATGCGGCCGACCTCCTCGGCGACGAGGCGAAACGGCGGGCTTTCGGAGTCGCCGGTCGTGAGCAGGTGCAGGCCAGGAGCTGGAAGAGCGTGTGCTCACAGCTCGTCGGCCACTATTCGCGGGCGATCGAGAACCCCGCCCCGCAGGTGCTCGGCCGCGGATTCAGCTCGATGGTCAACTCCGGACTGGAGAATCCACTCCCCTACTGA
- a CDS encoding energy-coupling factor transporter transmembrane component T family protein, translating to MTQLETWRKKAGIKSRPQLFGKVAHPRGWLHDVPTGVKLSVIGIIGIVALIFRDATVNWSMFAVLVVIGFTARLRLRNFLLTWIYVAVLVALIMGLQFFFGSTGSGLAVAGTIFACVQAALMLTLTTSVGQLLDAFTVIVSPLRFFGVNTEAIALTAGLMVRAISHISGLLGEAERAARARGMDSSIKARVVPAILRSVKYAQDTGRALDARGIVD from the coding sequence ATGACCCAGCTGGAGACGTGGCGGAAGAAGGCGGGCATCAAATCCCGCCCGCAGCTCTTCGGAAAGGTGGCCCATCCTCGGGGATGGCTGCATGATGTGCCGACCGGGGTGAAACTGTCGGTGATCGGGATCATCGGCATCGTGGCGCTCATATTCCGCGACGCGACGGTCAACTGGTCGATGTTCGCAGTCCTCGTCGTCATCGGATTCACGGCTCGGCTGCGGCTGCGAAACTTCCTGCTCACGTGGATCTACGTCGCGGTGCTCGTGGCGCTCATCATGGGGCTGCAGTTCTTCTTCGGATCCACCGGCTCGGGCCTGGCGGTCGCTGGGACCATCTTCGCGTGTGTGCAGGCGGCGTTGATGCTCACCCTGACCACCTCGGTGGGGCAGCTGCTCGACGCGTTCACCGTGATCGTCTCACCGCTGCGGTTCTTCGGGGTGAATACGGAAGCGATCGCGTTGACCGCGGGCCTCATGGTCCGGGCGATCTCGCATATCTCCGGCCTGCTCGGGGAGGCTGAACGTGCCGCGCGGGCCAGGGGAATGGACTCGAGCATCAAGGCTCGGGTCGTCCCGGCGATCCTTCGGTCGGTCAAGTACGCACAGGACACCGGCCGGGCACTCGACGCCCGCGGCATCGTGGACTGA
- the guaA gene encoding glutamine-hydrolyzing GMP synthase codes for MTQSQSTQVPPVLVVDFGAQYAQLIARRIREAGLYSEIIAHDAPASEFAAKNPVAIVLSGGPSSVNDAAAPNFDTSVFDLGVPTMGICYGFQLMSTALGGRVAKTDKREYGSTPVSVSQAGALLAETPGNYKVWMSHGDSVAEAPGGFDVLASTPDTPVAAFECAAKKFAGVQWHPEVLHSENGQKILENFLFNVAGLEADWTNESVIDEQVELIRARVGNKKVICGLSGGVDSSVAAALVHKAIGDQLTCVFVDHGLLRQDERVQVEKDYVDSIGVRLVTVDAREQFLSQLAGVTDPEEKRKIIGREFIRTFETAAADLVLEAQEGEGEEIAFLVQGTLYPDVVESGGGSGTANIKSHHNVGGLPDDIQFQLIEPLRALFKDEVRAIGRELGVPEVIVSRQPFPGPGLGIRIIGEVTEERLNILRKADAIARAELTKAGLDGEIWQCPVVLLADVRSVGVQGDGRTYGHPVVLRPVSSEDAMTADWTRIPYDVLSVISNRITNEVDDINRVVLDVTSKPPGTIEWE; via the coding sequence ATGACGCAATCCCAGAGCACGCAGGTGCCCCCCGTCCTCGTCGTCGATTTCGGCGCCCAGTACGCCCAGCTCATCGCGCGCCGCATCCGCGAAGCCGGCCTGTACTCGGAGATCATCGCCCACGACGCGCCCGCGTCCGAGTTCGCGGCGAAGAACCCCGTGGCCATCGTGCTCTCCGGTGGCCCCTCGAGCGTCAACGACGCCGCCGCCCCGAACTTCGACACCTCGGTGTTCGACCTCGGAGTGCCCACGATGGGCATCTGCTACGGCTTCCAGCTCATGTCGACCGCCCTCGGCGGCCGCGTAGCCAAGACCGATAAGCGCGAATACGGATCCACCCCGGTCTCCGTGTCGCAGGCCGGAGCACTCCTGGCCGAGACCCCGGGCAACTACAAGGTCTGGATGTCCCACGGGGACTCCGTCGCCGAGGCGCCCGGCGGCTTCGACGTCCTCGCCTCCACCCCGGACACCCCCGTCGCAGCCTTCGAATGCGCGGCGAAGAAGTTCGCCGGCGTGCAGTGGCACCCCGAAGTCCTCCACTCGGAGAACGGGCAGAAGATCCTCGAGAACTTCCTGTTCAACGTCGCCGGCCTCGAAGCCGACTGGACGAACGAATCCGTCATCGACGAACAGGTCGAACTCATCCGCGCCCGCGTCGGCAACAAGAAGGTCATCTGCGGCCTCTCCGGCGGCGTTGATTCCTCCGTGGCCGCGGCGCTCGTCCACAAGGCCATCGGCGATCAGCTCACCTGCGTCTTCGTCGATCACGGTCTGCTGCGTCAGGACGAACGCGTCCAGGTCGAAAAGGACTACGTCGACTCGATCGGCGTCCGCCTCGTCACCGTCGATGCGCGCGAACAGTTCCTGTCCCAACTCGCCGGAGTCACCGACCCGGAGGAGAAGCGCAAGATCATCGGCCGCGAGTTCATCCGCACCTTCGAGACCGCCGCCGCCGACCTCGTGCTCGAGGCTCAGGAAGGTGAAGGCGAAGAGATCGCCTTCCTCGTCCAGGGCACCCTCTACCCCGACGTCGTCGAATCCGGCGGGGGATCGGGCACCGCGAACATCAAGAGCCACCACAATGTCGGCGGCCTGCCCGATGACATCCAGTTCCAGCTCATCGAACCCCTGCGCGCCCTGTTCAAGGACGAGGTCCGCGCCATCGGCCGCGAGCTCGGGGTGCCCGAGGTCATCGTCTCCCGCCAGCCGTTCCCCGGCCCCGGCCTGGGCATCCGCATCATCGGCGAGGTCACCGAGGAGCGACTGAACATCCTGCGCAAGGCAGACGCCATCGCCCGCGCAGAGCTGACGAAGGCCGGCCTCGATGGAGAGATCTGGCAGTGTCCGGTCGTGCTCCTGGCTGATGTCCGCTCCGTCGGAGTCCAGGGCGACGGCCGCACCTACGGCCACCCCGTCGTGCTGCGCCCGGTCTCGAGCGAAGACGCGATGACCGCGGACTGGACGCGCATCCCCTATGACGTGCTCTCCGTGATCTCCAACCGCATCACCAACGAGGTCGACGACATCAACCGCGTCGTCCTCGACGTCACTTCGAAGCCTCCGGGCACCATCGAATGGGAGTGA
- a CDS encoding cysteine hydrolase family protein, protein MTGTENTVLLAMDFQNGIAGDDAFASTGVLERARDAVAAARSHDIPVVWVRVALREGHPELAATASFAQIAAHGDVDETHASTSIHETLDRHQGEPIVTKRRISAFTGSDLEVLLRGYGASSLVLAGVATSGVVLSTVRQAADLDFELTVLSDACADRDPEVHTVLTEKVFPKQATVLTVADWTTSLA, encoded by the coding sequence ATGACCGGCACCGAGAATACAGTCCTGTTGGCCATGGACTTCCAGAACGGCATCGCCGGAGACGACGCCTTCGCCTCGACCGGTGTGCTCGAACGCGCGCGTGACGCCGTCGCCGCAGCCCGCAGCCACGACATCCCCGTCGTCTGGGTGCGAGTGGCCCTGCGCGAAGGACATCCCGAACTGGCCGCAACGGCGTCGTTCGCGCAGATCGCCGCTCATGGCGACGTCGACGAGACGCATGCCTCGACGAGCATCCATGAAACCCTCGACCGCCATCAGGGCGAGCCTATCGTGACCAAGCGTCGCATCAGCGCCTTCACCGGCAGCGACCTCGAGGTGCTGCTGCGCGGCTATGGGGCATCATCTCTCGTTCTCGCCGGAGTCGCCACGAGCGGAGTCGTGCTCTCAACGGTGCGTCAGGCCGCTGACCTCGACTTCGAACTCACGGTGCTCTCCGACGCCTGTGCCGACCGCGACCCCGAAGTGCACACCGTGCTCACCGAGAAAGTGTTCCCCAAGCAGGCGACAGTGCTCACTGTCGCCGACTGGACGACAAGCCTCGCCTGA
- a CDS encoding DUF3817 domain-containing protein, which yields MSEEHESLDSRPDFDENDVWSVKRFTSARNALKFYRVMAFITGTMLLILTVEMIYKYLIAADPATALNFGGFNLAAAIAICHGWCYVVYLIGCFWLNQQMRWTLGRYLILALAGVVPVMSFILERRIHRQVDAELEAAVVVAPKS from the coding sequence GTGAGCGAAGAACACGAGTCCTTGGACTCCCGCCCCGATTTCGACGAGAACGACGTGTGGAGCGTCAAACGCTTCACCTCCGCGCGCAATGCGCTGAAGTTCTACCGTGTGATGGCGTTCATCACCGGCACGATGCTGCTCATCCTCACGGTCGAGATGATCTACAAGTACCTCATCGCCGCCGACCCGGCCACCGCCCTGAATTTCGGCGGCTTCAACCTCGCCGCGGCCATCGCGATCTGCCACGGTTGGTGCTACGTCGTGTACCTCATCGGCTGCTTCTGGCTCAATCAGCAGATGCGCTGGACGCTCGGCCGCTACCTCATCCTCGCCCTGGCCGGCGTCGTGCCCGTGATGTCGTTCATCCTCGAACGTCGCATCCACCGCCAGGTCGACGCGGAGCTCGAAGCCGCCGTCGTCGTCGCCCCCAAGTCCTAA